In Mercurialis annua linkage group LG5, ddMerAnnu1.2, whole genome shotgun sequence, a single genomic region encodes these proteins:
- the LOC126682256 gene encoding calcium-dependent mitochondrial ATP-magnesium/phosphate carrier protein 3-like gives MKMSDDKKSSNGKEPRLSPCNPNPVEQAKQVTMDHVLLALGETKEEREQRIRSLFIYFDNVNSGFINYNQIQKGLSSLQIPSDYKYAKDLLNVCDANQDGRVDYAEFKRYMDDKELELYRIFQAIDVEHNGCILPEELYDALLRAGIEIDDVELARFVEEVDKDNNGVITFEEWRDFLLLYPHEATMENIYHFYERVCLVDIGEQAVVPAGISRHIHAYRYLIAGGVAGATSRTATAPLDRLKVVLQVQTTRARVVPAVKAIWKEGGALGFFRGNGLNVLKVAPESAIRFYTYEMLKDVIVKAKGGGGDKANIGTAGRLFAGGVAGAIAQTTIYPMDLVKTRLQTYSCESGKIPNVGAMSRDIWVREGPRAFYRGLIPSLLGIVPYAGIDLAAYETFKDMSKKYILLDSEPGPLVQLGCGTLSGTLGATCVYPLQVVRTRMQAQRPDTGTAYKGMSDAFRRTFAHEGIRGFYKGIFPNMLKVVPSASITYMVYEAMKKSLDLE, from the exons ATGAAAATGAGTGATGATAAAAAATCTAGTAATGGGAAGGAGCCAAGATTGAGTCCTTGTAACCCTAACCCAGTTGAGCAAGCAAAGCAAGTGACAATGGACCATGTTTTATTGGCTCTTGGAGAGACTAAAGAGGAGAGAGAGCAGAGGATTAGAagtcttttcatttattttgataatgtAAATTCCGGGTTTATTAATTATAACCAGATTCAGAAAGGTCTTTCTTCGCTTCAAATACCTTCGGATTATAAGTATGCCAAGGATTTGTTGAATGTTTGCGACGCCAATCAAGATGGGCGGGTTGATTACGCCGAGTTTAAGCGTTATATGGATGATAAGGAGCTTGAATTGTACCGCATTTTTCAAGCTATTGATGTTGAACATAATGGCTGCATTTTGCCTGAGGAGCTATATGACGCACTTCTTAGGGCAG GGATTGAAATTGATGATGTGGAGCTTGCACGCTTCGTTGAGGAAGTTGATAAGGATAACAATGGTGTAATTACATTTGAGGAATGGAGAGACTTTCTTTTGCTATACCCACATGAGGCTACTATGGagaatatttatcatttttatgaaAGGGTATGCCTGGTTGATATCGGAGAGCAGGCTGTTGTCCCTGCTGGCATCAGTAGGCACATCCATGCATACAGATATCTAATTGCAGGAGGAGTTGCAGGAGCAACGTCTCGTACTGCAACTGCACCACTTGATCGGTTAAAAGTCGTTTTGCAAGTTCAAACAACACGTGCTCGTGTAGTGCCAGCAGTAAAGGCTATATGGAAAGAAGGAGGTGCGTTAGGATTCTTCAGAGGCAATGGATTAAATGTCTTGAAAGTGGCACCAGAAAGTGCTATCAGATTTTATACTTATGAAATGCTGAAAGATGTCATAGTTAAAGCTAAAGGAGGAGGAGGAGATAAGGCTAATATTGGTACTGCGGGGCGTCTTTTTGCTGGAGGTGTCGCTGGTGCTATTGCACAAACTACCATTTACCCAATGGATCTTGTTAAAACTCGACTACAAACCTATTCCTGTGAAAGTGGAAAAATTCCTAATGTTGGTGCTATGTCAAGGGACATATGGGTTCGGGAAGGACCCCGGGCATTTTACCGGGGCCTTATTCCATCACTTCTCGGAATCGTTCCTTATGCAGGCATCGATCTTGCTGCATATGAAACTTTTAAAGATATGTCCAAAAAGTACATTCTTCTTGATAGCG AACCCGGTCCACTTGTGCAATTAGGATGTGGGACTCTCTCCGGAACTCTCGGAGCAACTTGTGTATACCCGTTGCAAGTTGTCAGAACAAG AATGCAAGCTCAGCGACCGGACACGGGCACAGCCTACAAGGGAATGTCTGATGCGTTTAGGAGAACATTTGCACATGAAGGGATTAGGGGATTCTACAAAGGGATATTTCCTAATATGCTCAAAGTAGTTCCATCTGCCAGCATTACTTACATGGTTTATGAGGCCATGaaaaagagtttggatttggaGTAA